The Sulfitobacter sp. S223 genome has a window encoding:
- a CDS encoding NADP-dependent oxidoreductase: MTEMMKQIVLASRPTGAPTPENFRMEEAPVPTPGDGEVLVRVHYMSLDPYMRGRMDDAKSYAANIPVDGKMEGGSVGEIIASNAKGFEVGDFVMGGFGWATHSVAPAAGLAKIDPNAAPITYALGVLGMPGLTGWYGLTELGKPKAGETLVVAAATGPVGSMVGQIAKSMGLRTVGIAGGPEKCKMAKEHFGFDECIDHYAFDTAEALRAEIKAACPKGIDIYFENVGGKVLEAVIPLMNPFGRIPICGMIAWYNEGGLGADAIEKGLTAPKLWRTILVNFLSVNGFIISNHWDRMGDFHKAVGPMIADGSVKVQEDITEGLENAPEAFIKLLTGGNTGKAIVKVI, encoded by the coding sequence ATGACTGAAATGATGAAACAGATTGTACTTGCCAGCCGCCCCACAGGCGCGCCGACGCCTGAAAACTTCCGCATGGAAGAGGCCCCTGTTCCAACGCCGGGCGATGGCGAAGTACTGGTCCGCGTACACTACATGTCCCTTGATCCCTATATGCGCGGTCGGATGGATGACGCAAAATCCTATGCCGCCAACATCCCGGTTGACGGCAAAATGGAAGGTGGCTCTGTCGGTGAGATCATTGCCTCCAACGCAAAGGGCTTTGAGGTTGGCGATTTTGTGATGGGCGGCTTTGGCTGGGCCACGCATTCGGTCGCACCTGCCGCTGGTCTGGCAAAGATCGACCCGAATGCAGCCCCCATCACTTACGCGCTGGGTGTGCTGGGCATGCCGGGCCTGACAGGCTGGTATGGCCTGACCGAACTGGGCAAACCAAAAGCAGGTGAAACACTGGTTGTCGCGGCTGCGACAGGGCCGGTCGGCTCAATGGTTGGCCAAATCGCCAAATCCATGGGTCTGCGGACCGTCGGCATCGCCGGTGGCCCAGAGAAATGCAAAATGGCGAAAGAGCATTTTGGCTTTGACGAATGCATCGACCACTATGCCTTTGATACCGCTGAAGCCCTGCGCGCAGAGATCAAGGCCGCCTGCCCCAAAGGCATCGACATCTACTTTGAAAATGTTGGCGGTAAAGTGCTTGAGGCAGTCATTCCGCTGATGAACCCCTTCGGCCGCATCCCGATTTGCGGGATGATCGCATGGTATAACGAAGGTGGCCTTGGTGCCGACGCAATCGAAAAGGGCCTTACGGCTCCAAAGCTGTGGCGCACGATCCTCGTCAACTTCCTAAGCGTGAACGGTTTCATCATCTCGAACCACTGGGATCGCATGGGTGACTTCCACAAAGCGGTCGGCCCGATGATCGCTGATGGCTCTGTCAAAGTTCAAGAAGACATCACAGAAGGCCTTGAGAATGCGCCAGAAGCGTTCATCAAACTGCTGACCGGTGGCAACACTGGCAAAGCAATCGTGAAGGTTATCTAA
- a CDS encoding inositol monophosphatase family protein, with the protein MVGSANLNIMIKAARKAGRALVKDFREVENLQVSMKGAGDFVSRADINAEKLLKDELRAARPTYGWIAEEGGAEEGEDPTRRWIVDPLDGTTNFLHGLPHWAVSIALEHKGQIVAGVVFDAAKDEMFFAEKGAGAWLNESRLRVSGRNKMIESIFATGIPFGGRSDLPATLQDLARLAPACAGIRRWGSAALDLAYVAAGRYDGFWERRLNVWDLAAGVIIVREAGGLVEPVNPQGNILADGEIIASNEAIFTGFSKVVRG; encoded by the coding sequence ATGGTAGGCAGTGCAAATCTCAACATTATGATCAAGGCCGCGCGTAAAGCTGGCCGCGCTCTGGTGAAGGACTTCCGCGAAGTCGAGAACCTTCAGGTTTCGATGAAAGGTGCCGGCGACTTTGTGAGCCGTGCCGACATCAACGCCGAGAAGCTGCTGAAAGATGAATTGCGCGCTGCACGCCCGACATACGGCTGGATAGCCGAAGAAGGTGGCGCAGAAGAGGGCGAAGATCCCACACGTCGCTGGATTGTTGATCCGCTGGATGGCACCACGAACTTTTTGCACGGCCTGCCGCATTGGGCTGTTTCCATTGCGCTGGAGCATAAAGGGCAGATTGTCGCCGGTGTGGTTTTTGATGCAGCCAAGGACGAGATGTTCTTTGCTGAAAAAGGCGCAGGCGCATGGCTGAACGAAAGCCGCCTGCGGGTGTCTGGCCGGAACAAAATGATCGAATCGATCTTTGCGACCGGTATCCCTTTCGGTGGCCGTTCCGATCTGCCAGCCACATTGCAGGATCTGGCGCGTCTGGCTCCGGCCTGTGCGGGTATCCGGCGCTGGGGTTCTGCCGCGCTTGACCTCGCCTATGTGGCCGCAGGGCGCTACGATGGTTTTTGGGAACGTCGCCTGAACGTTTGGGATCTTGCTGCTGGTGTGATCATTGTGCGTGAGGCGGGTGGTCTGGTTGAACCGGTCAATCCGCAAGGCAATATTCTGGCAGACGGTGAGATCATCGCATCTAACGAGGCGATCTTTACCGGATTCTCCAAGGTCGTCCGCGGCTAG